A genome region from Carya illinoinensis cultivar Pawnee chromosome 2, C.illinoinensisPawnee_v1, whole genome shotgun sequence includes the following:
- the LOC122301119 gene encoding phospholipase D alpha 1 — protein sequence MENTPLHGTLHATIFEVDELRSGGGPRIFRKLMEGIEETVGFGKGVTKLYATIDLGKARVGRTRIIENEHKNPRWYESFHIYCTHMASDVIFTVKDDNPIGATLIGRAYVPVEEILDGEEVDKWVEILDEEKNPVHGGSKIHVKLQYFDVTKDRNWSRGIRSPKFPGVPYTFFSQRKGCRVSLYQDAHVPDNFVPKIPLAGGTYYEPHRCWEDIFDAISNAKHLIYITGWSVYTEIALVRDSRRPKPGGDIMLGELLKKKASEGVRVLMLVWDDRTSVGLLKKDGLMATHDEETEQYFQNTDVHCVLCPRNPDDGGSIIQDLQISTMFTHHQKIVVVDSELPAGGSQKRRIVSFVGGIDLCDGRYDTAFHSVFRTLDTVHHDDFHQPNFTGASITKGGPREPWHDIHSQLEGPIAWDVLFNFEQRWRKQGGKDLLIQLRELDDILITPSPVTFPDDHETWNVQLFRSIDGGAAFGFPETPEDAARAGLVSGKDNIIDRSIQDAYINAIRRAKDFIYIENQYFLGSSFAWSADGIKPEDIGALHLIPKELSLKIVSKIEAGERFRVYIVVPMWPEGIPESGSVQAILDWQKRTMEMMYKDIVQALKGKGIEEDPRNYLTFFCLGNREVKKHGEYEPSEKPEPDSDYIRAQEARRFMIYVHSKMMIVDDEYIIVGSANINQRSMDGAKDSEIAMGAYQPYHLATRQPARGQVHGFRMALWYEHLGMLDDSFLQPESEECIRKVNQVADKYWDLYSSETLEHDLPGHLLRYPIGVASEGGITELPGFEFFPDTKARILGAKSDYMPPILTT from the exons CTTATGGAAGGTATTGAAGAGACTGTTGGTTTTGGCAAAGGGGTTACTAAACTCTATGCAACTATCGATCTAGGAAAAGCTAGAGTTGGTAGGACAAGAATTATAGAAAACGAGCATAAGAACCCCAGGTGGTACGAGTCTTTTCATATTTACTGCACCCATATGGCTTCAGATGTTATATTCACCGTCAAAGATGATAATCCAATTGGGGCAACCTTAATCGGAAGAGCATATGTACCTGTTGAAGAAATATTGGATGGAGAAGAAGTGGATAAATGGGTTGAAATATTGGATGAGGAAAAAAACCCTGTACATGGAGGTTCTAAGATTCATGTCAAGCTACAATATTTCGACGTTACAAAAGACCGTAATTGGTCTCGGGGTATCAGAAGTCCTAAATTTCCTGGAGTACCATACACATTCTTCTCTCAGAGAAAAGGATGTAGGGTTTCTCTGTACCAAGATGCTCACGTACCAGATAACTTTGTTCCTAAAATCCCTCTTGCTGGTGGGACATATTATGAGCCCCACAGATGTTGGGAAGATATTTTTGATGCAATCTCTAATGCAAAGCACTTGATCTACATTACTGGATGGTCTGTGTATACTGAAATTGCCTTGGTAAGGGACTCAAGAAGGCCAAAGCCTGGAGGAGACATCATGCTTGGTGAGCTGCTTAAGAAAAAGGCAAGTGAAGGTGTTAGGGTTCTTATGCTTGTTTGGGATGACAGGACTTCTGTCGGTTTACTGAAAAAGGATGGATTGATGGCCACCCATGATGAAGAAACTGAACAATATTTTCAGAACACTGATGTGCACTGTGTCTTATGTCCTCGAAATCCTGATGATGGTGGGAGCATTATTCAGGATTTACAGATCTCTACCATGTTCACCCATCACCAGAAGATTGTGGTGGTGGACAGCGAGCTGCCTGCTGGAGGATCACAGAAGAGGAGAATTGTGAGCTTTGTCGGGGGTATTGATCTTTGTGATGGGAGATATGACACTGCCTTTCATTCAGTTTTCAGGACATTGGACACTGTGCATCATGATGATTTTCATCAGCCCAATTTTACTGGTGCTTCAATCACAAAAGGTGGTCCAAGGGAACCATGGCATGATATACATTCCCAACTTGAAGGACCCATTGCTTGGGATgtcttatttaattttgagcAGAGGTGGAGAAAGCAGGGTGGTAAGGATTTACTTATTCAGCTCAGAGAGCTTGATGATATTCTTATTACCCCATCGCCAGTTACATTCCCGGATGACCATGAGACATGGAATGTGCAGTTGTTTAGATCCATTGATGGTGGGGCTGCTTTTGGCTTCCCAGAGACACCTGAAGATGCAGCCAGAGCTGGGCTTGTTAGCGGGAAGGATAACATCATTGACCGAAGCATTCAGGATGCTTATATTAATGCTATTAGACGTGCAAAGGATTTCATTTATATTGAAAATCAGTATTTCCTTGGAAGCTCCTTTGCCTGGAGTGCTGATGGTATTAAGCCTGAGGATATTGGTGCCCTGCATCTGATTCCAAAGGAGCTTTCACTTAAGATTGTTAGTAAGATTGAAGCAGGGGAAAGGTTCAGAGTCTATATCGTTGTCCCAATGTGGCCGGAGGGTATCCCAGAGAGTGGATCAGTTCAAGCAATATTAGATTGGCAGAAGAGGACAATGGAGATGATGTATAAAGATATTGTTCAGGCTCTGAAAGGCAAGGGCATTGAGGAGGATCCTCGGAactatttaacatttttctgcCTTGGAAATCGGGAGGTAAAAAAGCATGGAGAATACGAGCCTTCAGAAAAACCAGAACCTGATTCAGATTACATCAGAGCCCAGGAGGCCAGGCGTTTCATGATCTATGTACATTCCAAGATGATGATTG TCGATGATGAATATATAATTGTTGGATCTGCCAACATCAACCAGAGATCTATGGATGGTGCTAAGGACTCTGAGATTGCAATGGGAGCCTACCAACCATATCATCTGGCCACCAGGCAGCCAGCACGTGGCCAGGTCCACGGTTTCCGTATGGCACTGTGGTACGAGCACCTTGGCATGCTCGATGATTCCTTCCTTCAGCCAGAAAGCGAGGAGTGTATCAGGAAGGTGAACCAGGTTGCTGACAAATATTGGGATCTGTATTCAAGCGAGACACTTGAGCATGACCTGCCTGGTCACCTGCTGCGTTATCCCATTGGGGTAGCCAGTGAAGGAGGAATCACAGAGCTACCTGGATTTGAGTTCTTCCCAGACACCAAGGCTCGTATTCTGGGTGCGAAATCTGACTACATGCCTCCAATCCTTACTACTTAG